From the genome of Segatella hominis, one region includes:
- a CDS encoding clostripain-related cysteine peptidase, protein MKQFVYGFIFAIVSIIGLGSCTEEAFDVDKVNKQTILVFLPWTGGNSSIGLTEALSNNIDSICAGITDKKGLNNTRVLVFFSNNANNSTLFDLTYNDVTKEVSRTPIKTYEGSAYNSANGFADLLNEVRQNAEALNYALIIGGHGCGWSCADDWINYPNQAKSFNTQQTFDTSFSGIQFGADPNNPTTRFFGSVDRKENSIDLSTLVEGIKQSGIKMQYILFDACYMGNVETAYELKDVTNYLVASSSEIMAKGIPYRSMWSYLNGTTPNYSSLVNGIVNFYKNSNSPYCNMAAIDCRQLDALANVMKEINQKYTLDTTIPLDSIQPLDGFLPHLSYDMAVYVDSLKPSGYLKEQFSNQLKKTVKAAAHTDCVYTALRLYPEATIKIKNYCGLSISDPSQHPVAIRGKEKTGWWKATHEQKKIIHYIIS, encoded by the coding sequence ATGAAACAGTTTGTTTACGGATTTATCTTTGCAATTGTATCCATCATCGGACTAGGAAGTTGTACAGAAGAAGCTTTTGACGTCGATAAAGTTAATAAGCAGACAATACTCGTCTTCCTACCTTGGACTGGCGGAAACTCAAGTATCGGATTGACAGAAGCTTTATCTAATAATATTGATAGCATCTGTGCAGGTATTACTGACAAGAAGGGACTCAACAATACGCGTGTATTGGTTTTCTTCAGCAATAATGCCAACAATAGTACGCTCTTTGATCTGACATATAATGATGTTACAAAAGAGGTAAGCAGGACTCCTATTAAAACTTACGAAGGCTCAGCCTACAATTCTGCAAATGGATTCGCAGATCTTCTCAATGAGGTAAGACAAAATGCAGAAGCACTTAACTATGCCCTGATTATTGGTGGTCACGGTTGCGGCTGGTCTTGCGCTGACGATTGGATAAATTATCCAAATCAGGCAAAATCATTCAATACACAGCAAACATTTGATACCTCATTTAGCGGCATTCAGTTTGGCGCAGACCCAAACAATCCTACAACCCGCTTTTTCGGTAGCGTAGATCGCAAGGAAAATTCAATAGATCTAAGCACATTGGTGGAAGGTATCAAGCAAAGCGGCATCAAAATGCAGTATATCCTCTTCGATGCATGCTATATGGGAAATGTGGAGACAGCATACGAGCTGAAGGATGTCACAAACTATCTCGTCGCTTCCAGTAGTGAAATCATGGCTAAAGGAATTCCTTACCGCTCAATGTGGAGCTATCTTAATGGAACAACCCCAAACTATAGCAGTCTTGTAAATGGCATCGTAAACTTCTACAAGAATAGCAATTCTCCATATTGCAATATGGCTGCCATCGATTGCAGACAATTAGATGCGCTGGCAAATGTAATGAAAGAAATCAATCAAAAATATACATTAGATACCACGATTCCTCTCGACTCCATCCAGCCACTCGATGGTTTCTTACCACATCTTTCCTACGACATGGCAGTATATGTTGACAGTTTGAAGCCAAGCGGTTATCTAAAAGAACAATTCAGCAACCAACTGAAGAAAACAGTCAAAGCTGCAGCACATACTGATTGCGTATATACAGCTTTAAGACTGTATCCAGAAGCAACAATTAAGATCAAGAATTATTGCGGTCTTTCAATTTCTGACCCAAGCCAGCATCCTGTTGCTATCAGAGGTAAAGAGAAAACTGGCTGGTGGAAAGCTACACATGAACAAAAGAAGATCATACATTATATAATATCATAA
- a CDS encoding valine--tRNA ligase produces MELASKYDPQAVESKWYQYWLDNKLFSSKPDGREPYTVVIPPPNVTGVLHMGHMLNNTIQDILVRRARMEGKNACWVPGTDHASIATEAKVVNRLAQQGIKKTDLTREEFLKHAWDWTHEHGGIILKQLRKLGASCDWDRTAFTMDETRSRAVIHVFCDLYKKGLIYRGVRMVNWDPKAQTALSDEEVIYKDEHSKLYHLKYYVVEQDCQQVDEENVIHKDEKGYYAVVATTRPETIMGDSAMCINPEDKKNTWLKGKHVIVPLVNREIPVIEDTYVDIEFGTGCLKVTPAHDINDHALGLKHGLETIDIFNDNGTISEAAGLYVGMDRMDVRKQISIDLQNAGLMEKIEDYNNKVGFSERTNVPIEPKLSTQWFLKMQHFADIALPPVMDDDIEFYPKKYKNTYRHWLENIKDWCISRQLWWGHRIPAYYFDNAGKKDFVVAETAEEALKLAQEKNAKIKAEDLEQESDCLDTWFSSWLWPISLFDGIENPDNEEINYYYPTSDLVTGPDIIFFWVARMIMAGYEYRGKMPFKHVYFTGIVRDKLGRKMSKSLGNSPDPLDLIDKFGADGVRMGMMLSAPAGNDILFDESLCEQGRNFNNKIWNAFRLVKGWETADIEQPKSAEIAVKWFDAKLKEVNEEMQKQFKDYRISEALMTVYKLFWDEFSSWYLEMVKPAYGQPIDQKSYDATLRFFDALLKMLHPFMPFITEELWQHIYDRKDGESIMREKLEMPAPTAEEQKLAADIEAVKQIIAGVRTVRNQKNIAQKEQLSLQVVGKNDFEVYNDVTLKMVNLDKIEVIAEKSADASSFMVGTDEFAVPLGDLIDVAAEIEKAEAQLKHLEGFLMGVRKKLSNENFVAHAPEKVVALERKKESDSVEKIATLKATIEELKKK; encoded by the coding sequence ATGGAATTAGCAAGTAAATACGATCCACAAGCAGTGGAAAGTAAATGGTATCAGTACTGGCTCGACAACAAGCTTTTCAGCTCTAAGCCAGATGGTCGTGAACCTTATACAGTGGTTATCCCTCCACCAAACGTTACAGGTGTGCTTCACATGGGACACATGCTCAACAATACTATCCAGGACATTCTCGTTCGCCGTGCACGCATGGAAGGTAAGAACGCTTGTTGGGTACCAGGTACAGACCATGCCAGTATCGCTACTGAGGCTAAGGTAGTCAACCGCCTCGCTCAGCAGGGCATCAAGAAGACTGACCTTACTCGCGAGGAGTTCCTCAAGCATGCTTGGGACTGGACTCACGAGCACGGTGGCATCATCCTCAAGCAGCTCCGCAAGCTCGGTGCCAGTTGTGATTGGGACCGTACAGCATTCACTATGGACGAGACCCGTTCTCGCGCTGTCATCCACGTATTCTGCGATCTTTACAAGAAAGGTCTCATCTATCGTGGCGTGCGCATGGTTAACTGGGACCCTAAAGCTCAGACTGCGCTCTCTGACGAGGAGGTAATCTACAAAGACGAGCACTCTAAGCTCTATCATCTGAAGTATTATGTAGTAGAGCAGGACTGCCAGCAGGTGGATGAGGAGAACGTGATTCACAAGGATGAGAAGGGTTACTATGCCGTGGTAGCAACAACCCGTCCTGAGACCATCATGGGCGACTCTGCCATGTGTATCAACCCTGAGGATAAGAAGAATACCTGGCTGAAGGGCAAGCACGTGATCGTGCCTCTCGTAAACCGCGAGATTCCTGTCATCGAGGATACATACGTAGATATCGAATTCGGTACCGGTTGCTTGAAGGTAACTCCAGCTCACGATATCAACGACCACGCCCTCGGTTTGAAGCATGGTTTGGAGACCATCGATATCTTCAACGACAACGGTACCATCAGCGAAGCTGCTGGTCTCTATGTTGGCATGGATCGTATGGATGTACGTAAGCAGATTTCCATCGACCTTCAGAACGCTGGTTTGATGGAGAAGATTGAGGACTATAATAATAAGGTGGGCTTCTCTGAGCGCACCAATGTGCCTATCGAGCCAAAGCTCTCTACACAGTGGTTCCTCAAGATGCAGCACTTTGCCGACATCGCCCTTCCTCCAGTAATGGACGATGACATCGAGTTCTATCCTAAGAAGTATAAGAACACCTATCGTCACTGGTTGGAGAACATCAAGGACTGGTGTATCAGCCGTCAGCTCTGGTGGGGTCACCGCATCCCAGCTTACTACTTCGACAATGCCGGCAAAAAGGATTTCGTAGTAGCAGAGACCGCAGAGGAAGCTTTGAAGCTCGCTCAGGAAAAGAACGCCAAAATCAAGGCTGAAGATCTTGAGCAGGAAAGCGACTGCCTCGACACATGGTTCTCTTCATGGTTGTGGCCTATCTCATTGTTCGATGGAATCGAGAATCCTGACAACGAGGAGATCAACTACTACTACCCTACTTCCGACCTCGTAACTGGTCCGGATATCATCTTCTTCTGGGTAGCACGTATGATTATGGCAGGCTACGAGTATCGTGGCAAGATGCCATTCAAGCACGTATATTTCACAGGTATCGTTCGCGATAAACTCGGCCGCAAGATGAGCAAGAGTCTCGGTAACTCCCCTGACCCACTCGATCTGATTGACAAGTTTGGTGCCGACGGCGTTCGTATGGGTATGATGCTCAGCGCTCCAGCAGGCAACGACATCCTCTTCGACGAGAGCCTCTGCGAGCAGGGACGTAACTTCAACAATAAGATCTGGAATGCCTTCCGCCTCGTGAAGGGTTGGGAGACTGCGGATATCGAGCAGCCTAAGAGTGCAGAAATCGCCGTGAAGTGGTTTGATGCCAAGCTCAAGGAGGTGAACGAGGAGATGCAGAAGCAGTTTAAGGACTACCGTATCTCTGAGGCATTGATGACAGTATATAAGCTGTTCTGGGATGAGTTCTCATCCTGGTACCTGGAGATGGTGAAGCCAGCTTACGGCCAGCCTATCGACCAGAAGAGCTACGACGCTACCCTCCGCTTCTTCGATGCCCTCCTGAAGATGTTGCATCCATTCATGCCATTCATCACCGAGGAGTTGTGGCAGCACATCTACGACCGCAAGGATGGAGAGAGCATCATGCGCGAGAAGCTGGAGATGCCTGCACCTACAGCCGAGGAGCAGAAGTTGGCAGCCGATATCGAGGCAGTGAAGCAGATCATCGCCGGTGTTCGTACCGTTCGCAACCAGAAGAACATTGCCCAGAAGGAGCAGTTGTCTCTCCAGGTAGTAGGCAAGAACGATTTCGAAGTTTACAACGACGTGACTCTGAAGATGGTGAACCTCGACAAGATTGAGGTTATTGCCGAGAAGAGTGCCGATGCATCCAGCTTCATGGTAGGCACCGACGAGTTTGCCGTACCATTGGGCGACCTCATCGACGTAGCTGCCGAGATTGAGAAGGCAGAGGCTCAGCTCAAGCACCTGGAGGGCTTCCTGATGGGTGTACGCAAGAAACTCAGCAACGAGAACTTCGTAGCTCACGCTCCTGAGAAGGTGGTAGCCCTCGAACGTAAGAAGGAAAGCGACTCTGTAGAGAAAATAGCTACCCTGAAGGCTACTATCGAGGAACTCAAGAAGAAGTAA
- the mazG gene encoding nucleoside triphosphate pyrophosphohydrolase, whose translation MHTKEEKMAAFSRLLDVQDRLRLQCPWDKKQTFESLRPNTIEETFELCDALMKRDYKDIKKELGDVLEHVMFYSIIGREDGEFDICDVCNQEADKLMFRHPFINWNEEGEWSVSNPDMYINENGQVVYKEEKCESEDSASDDDQNSFVKAGSVKPKTSTAVEKTWEQIKQQEKDGNERVLSGVPNALPSLIKAYRIQDKARNVGFDWKNKEDVWDKVQEELDELKIELAKEDKEKSTQELGDFLFSVINAARLYKLNPDNALEHTNQKFIRRFNYVEDHTLKRGKNLKDISLEEMDQLWNEAKSLEKCEGNLKEANKG comes from the coding sequence ATGCATACGAAAGAAGAAAAAATGGCAGCGTTCAGTCGCTTGTTGGATGTGCAGGACCGTTTGCGCCTGCAGTGTCCATGGGATAAGAAACAGACATTCGAGAGTCTTCGCCCGAATACAATCGAGGAGACTTTCGAACTCTGTGATGCACTGATGAAACGCGATTATAAAGATATCAAGAAAGAGTTGGGTGATGTTTTGGAGCATGTGATGTTCTACAGTATCATCGGACGAGAAGATGGTGAGTTTGATATCTGCGATGTTTGCAATCAGGAAGCAGATAAACTGATGTTCCGACATCCATTTATCAATTGGAACGAGGAAGGAGAATGGAGCGTATCCAATCCTGATATGTATATCAACGAAAATGGACAGGTGGTTTATAAAGAAGAAAAATGTGAGTCTGAGGATTCTGCTTCTGATGATGACCAGAACTCTTTTGTAAAGGCGGGTTCAGTCAAACCTAAAACATCAACTGCTGTTGAGAAAACCTGGGAACAGATTAAGCAGCAGGAGAAGGATGGAAATGAAAGAGTGCTTAGCGGTGTTCCTAATGCCTTGCCTTCTCTTATTAAAGCTTATCGCATACAGGACAAGGCAAGAAATGTAGGTTTTGATTGGAAAAACAAAGAGGATGTTTGGGATAAGGTTCAGGAGGAACTTGATGAATTGAAAATAGAATTGGCAAAGGAAGATAAGGAAAAATCTACACAGGAATTAGGTGATTTCCTTTTTTCTGTGATCAATGCAGCCCGTCTCTATAAACTGAATCCCGATAATGCACTTGAACATACCAATCAGAAATTCATCCGACGTTTTAATTATGTGGAAGATCATACCTTAAAACGAGGAAAAAATCTGAAGGATATTTCATTGGAAGAAATGGATCAGCTATGGAATGAAGCTAAATCTTTAGAGAAGTGTGAAGGCAATCTAAAAGAGGCGAATAAAGGCTGA
- a CDS encoding lipocalin family protein: protein MKKLFFITIALVSLFVVNSCKERKTSNVISVVDTTDVDVPDSTIYGICGDGTTMHNLQLITDAGDTMNVFIDDEEPNIVKGGLLAGDRIALILNGQKNEGLGDVAAQQVINLTSLLGKWTSLDKNFEIIEGGEVKNHVKAEQNPWTSWKILNGKLLLNKDTFMIDELGPDSMYLENNAGIFTFKRQV, encoded by the coding sequence ATGAAGAAATTATTTTTTATAACAATAGCTTTGGTAAGCTTGTTCGTTGTTAATAGTTGTAAAGAGCGTAAAACATCTAATGTCATTTCTGTTGTTGATACAACAGATGTTGATGTTCCAGATTCGACAATATATGGTATTTGCGGTGACGGTACCACAATGCATAATCTTCAGTTGATAACAGATGCTGGAGATACCATGAACGTCTTTATCGATGATGAAGAACCTAACATCGTGAAAGGTGGTTTGTTGGCAGGTGATAGAATTGCTTTGATATTGAATGGACAAAAAAATGAAGGACTGGGCGATGTGGCTGCTCAGCAGGTGATTAATCTGACTTCACTTCTCGGAAAGTGGACGAGCTTGGATAAGAATTTTGAGATTATTGAAGGTGGTGAGGTCAAGAATCATGTGAAGGCAGAACAGAATCCTTGGACATCCTGGAAAATTCTCAATGGTAAGTTGTTGCTCAACAAGGATACTTTCATGATTGATGAACTTGGTCCTGACAGTATGTATTTGGAAAACAATGCAGGAATCTTTACTTTCAAACGTCAAGTATAA
- a CDS encoding ribonuclease Z, which yields MEPFRIHILGCGSALPTLKHYPTSQIIELRGKAFMIDCGEGAQIQFRRSRIHFGKINAIFISHLHGDHCFGLLGLLSTFGMLGRTSSLKVYAPKEYESLFKQQLDFFMTGMEYKIEFVPVDTKVSEIIYEDKSLTVETIPLQHRVPCCGFLFREKATLPHIRRDMIDYYEIPVSQINNIKLGKDWITSDGKVIDNSQLVTPAETPRSYAYCSDTKYMPELYKKIQDVTVLYHESTYASENEDRAKLYYHSTAKQAALVAKAANVGKLLLGHYSARYNCEAVLLNEAKAVFPHSFLTQEGDVVEI from the coding sequence ATGGAACCTTTTAGAATTCATATATTAGGGTGTGGCAGTGCATTGCCCACCCTTAAACATTATCCTACTTCGCAAATTATTGAATTGCGAGGAAAGGCTTTTATGATAGATTGTGGTGAGGGCGCACAGATACAATTCAGGCGCTCCCGCATTCATTTTGGGAAGATTAATGCCATCTTCATTTCTCATCTCCATGGTGACCATTGCTTTGGCTTGCTCGGATTACTTTCTACCTTTGGAATGTTAGGTCGAACCTCTTCTTTAAAAGTCTATGCGCCAAAAGAATATGAGAGTTTGTTTAAACAACAGTTAGATTTCTTTATGACGGGTATGGAATATAAAATCGAGTTTGTTCCCGTTGATACTAAGGTGTCTGAAATTATCTATGAAGATAAGTCTCTTACGGTAGAAACAATTCCGCTTCAGCATCGCGTTCCTTGTTGTGGATTTCTGTTCCGTGAGAAGGCCACATTGCCTCATATCCGACGTGACATGATTGACTATTATGAGATACCAGTAAGTCAGATTAATAATATCAAGTTAGGAAAAGATTGGATTACATCGGATGGAAAGGTTATTGACAATAGCCAATTGGTTACTCCAGCAGAAACGCCAAGAAGTTATGCCTATTGTAGTGATACAAAGTATATGCCTGAGCTTTATAAAAAAATACAGGATGTAACGGTACTTTATCATGAGAGTACTTATGCTTCGGAGAATGAGGATAGAGCCAAACTTTATTATCATTCCACAGCGAAGCAGGCTGCTCTTGTAGCTAAAGCAGCCAATGTTGGTAAACTTCTTTTAGGCCATTATAGTGCAAGATATAATTGTGAAGCCGTTTTGCTCAATGAGGCAAAAGCCGTTTTCCCTCATAGTTTTTTAACTCAGGAAGGAGATGTAGTTGAGATTTAA
- a CDS encoding RNA polymerase sigma factor has product MKSEKELLDDIKKGDRSALHQLYSRYVGYAMAVGLRYVPDRDDLNDVIQDSFVKILSSVNRFEYRGEGSLKGWVLRIVSNEAINFIKQKAKFSFVDEFPDEIEEQEPDVDKVPPQVLNQIISELPDGYRMVLNLYVFEQKSHKEIAEMLDIKESTSASQYLRAKKLLASKINNYLKNKEYE; this is encoded by the coding sequence ATGAAATCAGAAAAGGAATTATTGGATGATATCAAAAAGGGCGACAGGAGTGCGTTGCATCAACTGTATAGCCGATATGTGGGATATGCCATGGCTGTAGGGCTGAGGTATGTCCCTGATCGTGATGATCTCAATGATGTCATTCAGGATAGTTTCGTGAAGATTCTTTCTTCTGTCAACAGGTTTGAATACAGGGGTGAGGGATCGTTGAAAGGGTGGGTTCTTAGGATTGTTTCCAATGAGGCAATCAATTTCATCAAACAGAAAGCGAAATTTTCTTTTGTTGATGAGTTCCCAGATGAGATAGAAGAACAAGAACCAGACGTCGATAAAGTGCCACCGCAAGTTCTGAATCAGATAATCAGTGAGTTGCCTGATGGTTATAGAATGGTTTTAAATCTTTATGTCTTTGAACAAAAGAGTCACAAGGAGATTGCAGAGATGCTTGATATCAAGGAATCTACTTCTGCTTCTCAGTATTTGAGGGCCAAGAAACTTTTAGCGAGCAAAATTAATAATTATCTAAAGAATAAGGAATATGAATAA
- a CDS encoding outer membrane beta-barrel protein, protein MNNDWTDRLRDRMADYEMPVGDELWANIEQSLAQDEVFANKNVHSNNGVARSVVMRRFSIAASIAALLAGGAYVYFHPWNEVAENEVAAIFDKGSKTFIDKRQTAVPKDSQAAISDNNQKSISANGQNAMSKDGLQTLSGGGQTRNNILAQSNSVGLVSSESALSLDLDTQSSARSVNEKSETVPSSRSSRKVNSLITSEGDVMSSAQNGRRTVLAQSSMDEELGRKDKRHRGGLKLQLYGENGFIGKTSGGNSPVLMSSMPSSDPVFYDKNTQIASLFDERYMVMIPTSDLYEETKHHQPISVGMQVGFHLLPKLKLSTGLVYTKVSSDFISGVSDTRTVSTQDLHYIGIPLNLSYSVWEYKGLHTYVTAGGEGAVNIKNHTETDGEVKESKRDKMQWSTNASVGIQYDFIPQLGVYVEPGMKYYFDNGSQIENIFKDKKLNFNIQFGLRFNVGK, encoded by the coding sequence ATGAATAACGATTGGACAGACAGACTACGCGACCGGATGGCAGACTATGAAATGCCAGTCGGAGATGAGTTGTGGGCTAACATAGAACAATCGTTAGCTCAAGATGAGGTATTTGCGAATAAAAACGTCCATAGCAATAATGGTGTCGCTCGCTCTGTTGTAATGCGTCGTTTCTCTATAGCTGCATCAATAGCAGCCCTTCTTGCTGGTGGGGCCTATGTGTATTTCCATCCGTGGAATGAAGTTGCAGAAAATGAAGTTGCTGCTATATTTGACAAAGGCTCCAAAACTTTCATTGATAAAAGGCAGACAGCAGTCCCTAAAGATAGTCAGGCAGCAATCTCTGATAATAATCAGAAATCAATCTCTGCTAATGGTCAAAATGCGATGTCTAAAGATGGACTGCAAACTTTGTCTGGAGGCGGACAGACAAGGAACAACATTCTTGCTCAATCTAATTCTGTAGGATTAGTAAGTTCTGAATCTGCTTTGTCTTTAGATTTAGATACTCAGAGTTCTGCCCGTTCTGTAAATGAGAAATCAGAAACGGTTCCTTCATCCCGTTCTTCTCGGAAAGTAAACTCTCTAATAACTTCAGAAGGTGATGTAATGTCTTCTGCTCAGAACGGAAGAAGGACTGTTTTGGCACAAAGCAGTATGGATGAAGAACTGGGACGTAAAGACAAACGTCATCGTGGTGGCTTGAAACTTCAGTTGTACGGCGAGAATGGATTTATAGGGAAGACATCAGGAGGTAATAGTCCTGTACTGATGAGTTCTATGCCTTCTTCTGATCCGGTCTTTTATGACAAAAACACCCAGATTGCCAGTCTCTTCGATGAAAGATATATGGTCATGATTCCAACTTCGGATCTCTACGAAGAGACCAAGCATCATCAACCGATATCAGTAGGTATGCAGGTGGGCTTTCATCTTCTTCCTAAGTTGAAACTCTCTACGGGTCTGGTTTATACCAAAGTCAGTTCGGATTTCATCAGTGGAGTTTCTGATACTCGTACAGTATCTACCCAAGATCTCCATTATATTGGAATACCGCTCAATTTGAGTTATTCTGTATGGGAATATAAAGGCTTGCATACTTACGTGACAGCAGGTGGCGAAGGAGCTGTAAATATTAAGAATCATACCGAAACGGATGGAGAAGTAAAAGAAAGCAAACGTGATAAGATGCAATGGTCAACAAATGCATCTGTTGGTATCCAGTATGATTTTATTCCTCAATTGGGAGTTTATGTGGAGCCAGGAATGAAATATTACTTTGATAATGGAAGTCAGATTGAAAATATCTTCAAAGATAAAAAGTTGAATTTCAATATCCAGTTTGGCCTCCGATTCAATGTTGGGAAATAA
- a CDS encoding PFL family protein codes for MINISEVIETNKMIEQENLDVRTITMGINLLDCAATDVDVLCQNIYNKITRLAKNLVKTGEDISKEFGIPIVNKRISITPISLVGGSACKTTDDYVKIAKTLDKCAKELGVNFLGGYSAIVSKGMSKSDELLIRSIPQALAQTDFICSSINVGSTKTGINMDAVRLMGQIIKDTAEATKDKGSLGCAKLVVLCNAPDDNPFMAGAFHGVSEADAVISVGVSGPGVVKYALESVRGESFEVLCETIKRTAFKITRVGQLVAKEASARLNIPFGIIDLSLAPTPAIGDSVADILKEIGLEHPGAPGTTAALALLNDQVKKGGIMASSYVGGLSGAFIPVSEDQGMIDAVEAGALTIEKLEAMTCVCSVGLDMIAIPGDTPATTISGVIADEAAIGMINQKTTAVRVIPVVGMKVGDNVDFGGLLGHAPIMPVNSFSCEAFVNRVGRIPAPIHSFKN; via the coding sequence ATGATCAACATATCTGAGGTTATCGAAACCAACAAGATGATTGAGCAGGAAAATCTCGACGTTCGTACTATCACAATGGGTATCAACCTGTTGGATTGTGCTGCAACAGATGTAGACGTGCTCTGTCAGAACATATACAATAAAATCACTCGCCTGGCCAAAAATCTGGTAAAAACTGGCGAAGATATCTCTAAGGAATTTGGTATTCCTATCGTCAACAAGAGAATCTCCATTACTCCTATTTCACTCGTAGGCGGTTCTGCATGCAAAACTACAGACGACTATGTGAAGATAGCCAAGACGCTTGACAAATGTGCCAAGGAACTCGGTGTAAACTTCCTGGGTGGTTACTCTGCCATCGTAAGCAAGGGTATGAGCAAGAGCGATGAACTTCTGATTCGTTCTATTCCGCAGGCTCTGGCGCAGACTGATTTTATCTGCAGTTCTATCAATGTAGGTTCTACAAAGACTGGCATCAACATGGATGCAGTCCGCCTGATGGGACAAATCATCAAGGATACTGCTGAAGCAACCAAGGACAAGGGTTCATTAGGTTGTGCTAAATTGGTTGTTTTATGCAATGCACCTGACGATAATCCGTTTATGGCTGGTGCTTTCCATGGTGTTAGCGAAGCTGATGCTGTCATCAGCGTTGGTGTCAGCGGTCCTGGTGTTGTAAAATATGCACTGGAAAGTGTTCGCGGTGAGAGTTTCGAGGTTTTGTGTGAAACTATCAAGCGTACAGCATTCAAGATTACACGTGTAGGTCAGTTGGTTGCTAAAGAGGCTTCTGCTCGTCTGAATATCCCATTCGGCATCATCGACTTGTCTCTGGCTCCTACTCCTGCTATCGGCGACAGTGTGGCTGATATTCTCAAGGAAATCGGTTTGGAGCATCCAGGAGCTCCTGGTACAACTGCTGCTTTGGCTTTGTTGAATGACCAGGTAAAGAAGGGCGGTATCATGGCTTCATCATACGTAGGTGGTCTGAGTGGTGCTTTCATCCCAGTAAGTGAAGACCAGGGTATGATTGATGCTGTAGAGGCAGGTGCTCTGACTATCGAAAAATTGGAAGCTATGACCTGCGTTTGCTCTGTAGGTCTTGATATGATTGCAATTCCTGGCGATACTCCTGCAACAACCATTTCTGGTGTGATTGCTGACGAGGCAGCTATCGGTATGATCAATCAGAAGACAACTGCAGTCCGCGTTATTCCTGTTGTAGGAATGAAGGTTGGCGATAATGTTGACTTTGGCGGTTTGCTGGGTCATGCACCTATCATGCCTGTCAACTCTTTCAGTTGCGAAGCTTTTGTAAACCGTGTAGGACGCATCCCTGCTCCTATCCACAGTTTCAAGAACTAA
- a CDS encoding ACT domain-containing protein, whose protein sequence is MNRTIITVVGKDTVGIIAKVCTYLAENDINILDISQTIVQEYFNMMMIVDMGKMKKSFENVADELAEIGKGMGVQIKTQREEIFDMMHRI, encoded by the coding sequence ATGAACAGAACAATTATTACAGTAGTGGGCAAAGATACTGTGGGTATCATTGCAAAGGTTTGTACCTATTTGGCAGAGAATGACATCAACATTCTTGATATCTCACAGACCATCGTTCAGGAGTATTTCAACATGATGATGATTGTTGACATGGGTAAGATGAAGAAGTCTTTTGAGAATGTGGCTGATGAACTTGCTGAGATTGGTAAAGGCATGGGGGTACAGATCAAAACCCAGCGTGAGGAAATTTTTGATATGATGCACCGTATCTAA